A window from Candidatus Bathyarchaeota archaeon encodes these proteins:
- a CDS encoding DUF362 domain-containing protein, whose amino-acid sequence MANLLGEVYITKTTNRAKGVAALTGKFDLADYRGKKVALKANFNSADPFPASTHLDTLRTLINILKAAGAESITLAERSGMGNTRNVLEHMGILALASELGFEVVVLDELERDGWIKYERDDTHWLRGFYLARVFHDADKIVQTCCLKTHRFGGNFTLSLKNSVGMVAKRVPGGLFDYMWELHGSPFQRQMITEINNYYTLDFAIMDGIKAFISGGPESGGLVEPGVMLASRDRVALDAVGVALLKLYGAKGKIGDEGVFEQDQLKRAAQLGFGVQSAQQIHLTALNAEAKPDVERIEAVLKGQVAMH is encoded by the coding sequence ATGGCTAATTTGTTAGGCGAAGTCTACATCACAAAAACCACCAACCGCGCCAAAGGCGTAGCAGCCCTCACAGGCAAGTTTGATTTAGCGGATTATCGAGGCAAAAAAGTCGCCCTAAAAGCCAACTTCAACAGCGCCGACCCCTTTCCCGCCTCAACCCACCTTGACACCCTCCGCACCCTCATCAACATCCTCAAAGCCGCTGGCGCAGAATCAATCACGCTGGCAGAACGCAGCGGCATGGGCAACACCCGAAACGTACTCGAACACATGGGCATCTTGGCGTTAGCCTCTGAGTTGGGCTTTGAAGTGGTTGTTTTAGATGAGTTGGAACGTGACGGCTGGATAAAATATGAACGAGACGACACCCATTGGCTTCGAGGCTTCTACCTTGCCCGAGTCTTTCATGATGCCGACAAAATCGTGCAAACCTGTTGCCTTAAAACTCACCGTTTCGGCGGCAACTTCACGCTCTCCTTGAAGAATTCGGTGGGGATGGTGGCTAAGAGGGTGCCGGGCGGCTTGTTTGATTACATGTGGGAGCTACATGGGTCGCCGTTTCAGCGGCAAATGATTACTGAAATCAACAACTACTACACCCTCGACTTCGCAATCATGGACGGCATTAAAGCCTTCATATCAGGCGGACCCGAAAGCGGCGGTCTTGTGGAGCCTGGCGTCATGTTGGCGAGTCGCGACAGGGTAGCGCTGGATGCTGTGGGGGTTGCGTTGCTCAAACTCTATGGTGCCAAAGGCAAAATAGGCGACGAAGGTGTGTTTGAGCAGGACCAGCTAAAGCGAGCCGCACAGTTGGGGTTTGGCGTGCAATCAGCCCAGCAAATCCATCTAACAGCGCTAAACGCTGAGGCAAAACCCGATGTTGAGCGCATCGAAGCCGTTTTGAAGGGTCAAGTTGCCATGCATTGA
- a CDS encoding DUF5752 family protein yields MNDEQIRILKTMNEATNRMDINMFAQAVNLEPNQAISEVQELAHKGFLRKVGAGYGLTEKGKNALKLAINIPPEKAFQFYVDIDKPLGFSAQSLEEFYRLLRQVTSDSLEFHLYRGDFENWLAQVLDDSELAAEVGGFKASELHGEDLRRALLKALDDRYGVAELL; encoded by the coding sequence TTGAACGACGAACAAATCCGAATTCTAAAAACCATGAATGAAGCCACCAACCGTATGGACATAAACATGTTCGCACAAGCCGTAAACCTAGAACCCAACCAAGCCATCAGCGAAGTGCAGGAACTTGCCCACAAAGGCTTCCTACGAAAAGTCGGCGCAGGATACGGCTTAACAGAAAAAGGCAAAAACGCCCTCAAACTCGCCATCAACATCCCCCCTGAGAAAGCTTTTCAATTCTACGTTGACATTGACAAACCCCTCGGTTTTAGCGCGCAATCGCTCGAGGAGTTCTACAGGTTACTGCGACAGGTCACCTCAGACTCATTAGAATTCCACCTCTACCGCGGCGATTTCGAGAACTGGTTGGCTCAGGTTCTTGATGACTCTGAGTTGGCGGCTGAAGTCGGCGGATTTAAAGCCTCCGAGTTGCATGGCGAAGACCTAAGAAGAGCCCTCCTTAAAGCACTCGACGACCGTTACGGCGTGGCAGAGTTACTTTAG
- a CDS encoding PH domain-containing protein, translated as MGKNVETIIRPPTKSITSGTLFKPSKALLYKLIIKSVIVFLFSFVVVLLSFIFVAAMAALDPASPSMMQLINDYWAPVNLWNLITNLAWFIPTLILLPYYVKSIEYSVKAESGDTMPEIYSKRGIFTVTRRHVPFRTITNISSQAGPFDRLFRIGSVHIETAGYSGAQKGPEENLNGIVFYEEVRDFILRELRKFREPYVTGTEVVYPTEEPVPKLEGLDDDILVTLREIRDLLRQKL; from the coding sequence TTGGGAAAAAACGTTGAAACAATCATTAGACCACCTACTAAATCCATCACAAGCGGAACCCTCTTCAAACCCTCAAAAGCCTTACTCTACAAGCTGATAATTAAAAGCGTCATAGTTTTCCTGTTCTCTTTCGTAGTGGTGCTTCTGTCTTTCATCTTCGTTGCTGCGATGGCTGCCTTAGACCCTGCCAGCCCCAGCATGATGCAGTTAATCAATGACTACTGGGCTCCTGTTAACCTCTGGAATCTGATAACTAATCTTGCGTGGTTTATTCCAACTCTAATCTTGCTACCCTATTACGTTAAAAGCATCGAGTATTCCGTGAAAGCAGAATCCGGCGACACCATGCCCGAAATCTACTCCAAACGAGGCATCTTCACCGTTACTCGACGACATGTCCCCTTCCGAACCATAACCAACATCTCCAGCCAAGCAGGTCCCTTCGATAGGCTCTTCAGGATCGGGTCAGTTCATATTGAAACTGCCGGGTACTCGGGTGCGCAGAAGGGTCCTGAGGAGAACCTCAATGGCATTGTTTTCTATGAAGAGGTGCGGGATTTCATTTTGAGGGAGCTTAGGAAGTTTAGGGAGCCTTATGTTACGGGTACGGAGGTTGTTTATCCTACTGAGGAGCCTGTTCCGAAGTTGGAGGGGTTGGATGATGATATTTTGGTGACTCTTCGGGAGATTCGGGATTTGCTTCGTCAGAAGTTGTAG
- the trpB gene encoding tryptophan synthase subunit beta yields the protein MNLSNYPVNGKYGKYGGRFVPEILMEAINELDEAYAAAKADPNFQKELDYYLAEFVGRPTPLYYAKNLSEKIGGAKIYLKREDLAHGGAHKINNTLGQALLAKRMGKTRVIAETGAGQHGVATAIACAALGLKGVVYMGTEDCERQRLNVFRMRLLNTEVYPVDSGSKTLKDSINEAFRDWVTNLESTYYLIGSTMGPHPYPMIVRDFQSVIGKEIKQQFKAKTGGLPDALVACVGGGSNAMGTFYPFEDDTSVALYGVEAAGEGIQTGKHSATLAAGSEGIFHGMYTYVLQDENGQIAETHSVSAGLDYPGVGPEHSFLKTIKRAQYVYANDKEAVDAFLLLCKEEGILPALESSHAVAHAIKLAPTLKKSQSIVVTLSGRGDKDVETIAKYTGAKI from the coding sequence ATGAATCTAAGCAACTACCCTGTAAACGGAAAATACGGCAAATATGGCGGACGCTTCGTCCCAGAAATCCTTATGGAAGCCATCAACGAACTTGACGAGGCATACGCAGCAGCTAAAGCAGACCCCAACTTCCAAAAAGAATTAGACTACTATCTCGCCGAATTCGTCGGACGCCCAACGCCGTTATACTACGCCAAAAACCTCTCTGAAAAGATAGGCGGCGCAAAGATTTACCTAAAACGCGAAGACCTCGCCCATGGCGGCGCCCACAAAATCAACAACACCCTCGGTCAAGCATTACTTGCCAAACGAATGGGTAAAACCCGCGTTATCGCCGAAACAGGCGCAGGACAGCATGGAGTTGCAACTGCCATCGCATGCGCCGCTTTGGGTCTTAAAGGCGTCGTCTATATGGGTACCGAGGATTGCGAACGTCAACGTCTTAACGTGTTTCGCATGAGACTGCTCAACACCGAAGTTTACCCCGTTGATTCAGGCTCAAAGACCCTTAAGGATTCGATTAATGAGGCGTTTCGTGACTGGGTAACCAACCTCGAATCCACCTACTACCTCATCGGCTCCACAATGGGACCTCACCCGTACCCGATGATTGTTCGGGACTTCCAAAGCGTGATCGGCAAAGAAATCAAGCAACAATTCAAAGCCAAAACAGGCGGCTTACCTGACGCCTTAGTAGCTTGCGTGGGCGGCGGAAGCAACGCCATGGGCACCTTCTACCCCTTTGAAGACGATACAAGCGTGGCTCTCTACGGAGTAGAAGCGGCAGGCGAAGGCATCCAAACCGGCAAACACTCAGCCACCCTCGCGGCAGGCTCCGAAGGCATATTCCACGGCATGTACACCTACGTGCTCCAAGATGAGAATGGGCAAATAGCGGAGACTCACAGCGTATCGGCAGGCTTAGACTACCCCGGTGTCGGACCTGAACACAGCTTCCTTAAAACCATAAAACGGGCACAGTACGTTTACGCCAACGATAAAGAAGCAGTCGACGCGTTTCTCTTGCTCTGTAAAGAAGAAGGCATCCTCCCAGCCTTGGAATCCTCACATGCAGTTGCGCACGCCATCAAACTCGCACCCACCCTCAAGAAGTCCCAGTCAATAGTCGTCACCCTTAGCGGACGCGGCGACAAAGACGTAGAAACCATAGCCAAATACACAGGTGCAAAAATATGA
- a CDS encoding indole-3-glycerol-phosphate synthase, protein MLNFLDTLALNAKGTIASGYYQTPQSAKQVQVSLKQTIIKSRGRAVITEIKTASPSLGTIREQIDPKEVAKAMERGGATGLSVLTEPKHFNGSLDTLIQAREATKLPILMKDIILSPRQIEKAAEIGANAILLIQGLFERGYGEMGLNGLITFAHARGIEVLLETHTEQEFAAAIKTDADLVGVNNRNLDTLKIDLETTKTILQKQDRRGKIVISESGIKTPQDVAFLRGCGADGFLIGSSIMLTQDIELKVKEFTQA, encoded by the coding sequence TTGCTTAATTTTCTTGATACCCTCGCCTTGAACGCCAAAGGAACCATCGCATCAGGATACTACCAAACACCCCAATCTGCTAAACAGGTGCAGGTTAGCCTAAAACAAACTATCATCAAAAGCAGAGGTCGCGCCGTGATTACGGAGATAAAAACTGCTTCGCCCTCGCTGGGAACAATCAGAGAACAAATAGACCCCAAAGAAGTAGCAAAAGCCATGGAACGCGGCGGCGCAACCGGACTCTCCGTATTAACCGAACCCAAACACTTCAACGGCTCACTGGACACGTTGATTCAAGCCCGAGAAGCCACCAAACTGCCCATCCTCATGAAAGACATAATCCTAAGCCCCCGCCAAATAGAGAAAGCCGCAGAAATCGGCGCCAACGCCATCCTCCTAATCCAAGGCCTCTTCGAGCGAGGCTACGGCGAAATGGGACTAAACGGACTCATAACCTTCGCGCATGCCCGCGGGATAGAAGTCCTGCTTGAAACACACACAGAACAAGAATTTGCAGCTGCAATAAAAACCGATGCGGACCTCGTGGGCGTCAACAACCGCAACCTTGACACCTTAAAAATCGATTTAGAAACCACCAAAACCATCCTCCAAAAACAGGACAGGCGGGGCAAAATTGTCATCAGCGAAAGCGGCATCAAGACGCCTCAGGATGTGGCGTTTCTTCGGGGCTGCGGCGCAGATGGGTTCCTCATTGGCTCCAGCATCATGTTAACACAGGATATCGAATTAAAAGTCAAGGAGTTCACTCAAGCATGA
- a CDS encoding divalent-cation tolerance protein CutA — translation MTDFIVVLVTAKDKVEAEKIGMALLLEKLVACVNIVGSVSSWFHWKGNVDYAEECLLILKTRRDLFDRVSERVGALHSYEVPEVLALPVVGVSATYLTWLEETLK, via the coding sequence ATGACTGATTTTATTGTTGTTTTAGTTACAGCCAAGGATAAGGTGGAGGCGGAGAAGATTGGGATGGCGCTGCTTTTGGAGAAGTTGGTTGCCTGTGTGAATATTGTTGGGTCGGTGTCTTCTTGGTTTCATTGGAAGGGCAACGTTGACTATGCTGAGGAGTGTCTTTTGATTTTGAAGACGCGGCGAGATTTGTTTGATAGGGTGTCGGAGCGTGTGGGAGCGTTGCATAGTTATGAGGTTCCTGAGGTTTTGGCGTTGCCGGTTGTGGGGGTTTCGGCTACTTATTTGACGTGGTTGGAGGAAACCCTAAAGTAA
- the trpD gene encoding anthranilate phosphoribosyltransferase, with protein MIREGIQKLIESTDLTHDEAAQIMGEVMSGKATNAQTAAFLTALRLKGEAVEELISFASVMRSNCRQIHPHVKGRLVDTCGTGGDKIKTFNVSTAAAFVIAGAGVPVAKHGNRSVTSKSGSADVLEQLGLNLNLDPDTVETIIERVGIGFMFAPAFHPAMKYAAEPRREIGIRTVFNILGPLTNPANASAQLLGVYDAKLAAPLALALGELGCQEAMVVHGLDGLDEISTVGRTLIAHLKHAKVTIKELTPDSLGLKTAQPSELLTSTPEESAKTIVRILCGNLDDAKADIVLLNAAAGIMVGGKAGSFAEGLELARKSVMSGCARRKLKALIGASNGSLEKLVELESKIA; from the coding sequence ATGATACGTGAAGGTATCCAAAAACTCATCGAATCCACCGATTTAACCCATGACGAAGCCGCACAAATCATGGGCGAAGTCATGTCGGGTAAAGCCACCAACGCGCAAACCGCCGCGTTTTTAACCGCGCTTAGATTGAAAGGCGAAGCAGTTGAGGAGCTGATTTCATTTGCGTCGGTTATGCGCAGCAACTGCCGCCAAATCCACCCCCACGTAAAAGGTCGCCTCGTCGACACATGCGGGACAGGCGGAGACAAAATTAAAACCTTCAACGTCAGCACTGCCGCTGCCTTTGTAATAGCAGGCGCAGGCGTACCAGTAGCAAAGCACGGAAACCGCAGCGTAACCAGCAAGAGCGGAAGCGCGGACGTGCTTGAACAGTTGGGATTGAACCTTAATTTGGATCCCGACACCGTAGAAACCATCATCGAGCGAGTGGGCATCGGCTTCATGTTTGCCCCAGCCTTCCACCCCGCCATGAAATACGCAGCTGAACCTCGCCGCGAAATCGGCATCCGCACCGTCTTCAACATCTTAGGTCCACTCACCAATCCCGCAAACGCGTCCGCCCAACTGTTAGGTGTCTATGATGCAAAGCTCGCGGCGCCGTTGGCTCTGGCATTAGGCGAATTGGGCTGCCAGGAGGCGATGGTGGTGCATGGACTCGACGGCTTAGACGAAATCTCAACCGTTGGCAGAACCCTGATTGCTCATCTAAAACACGCCAAAGTAACCATCAAAGAGCTAACACCTGATAGTCTCGGGTTAAAAACCGCTCAACCTTCGGAGTTGCTGACATCGACCCCTGAGGAGAGCGCGAAAACCATTGTTCGAATCCTCTGCGGCAACTTAGACGACGCAAAAGCTGACATCGTCCTGCTGAATGCAGCTGCAGGGATTATGGTGGGTGGAAAAGCGGGTTCCTTTGCTGAGGGGCTTGAGTTAGCCCGAAAATCGGTTATGTCGGGTTGTGCTCGTAGGAAGCTTAAAGCCTTGATTGGGGCTTCTAATGGCAGTTTGGAAAAACTTGTGGAGTTAGAGTCTAAAATTGCTTAA
- the trpE gene encoding anthranilate synthase component I has protein sequence MTLTQTPLEVFTKLQNHYQTAYLLESIEGPQKLAQYSFIGFCPKTTLQITNGTAKTTNNQTGQTTTQPTHDPFSLIQKLIQTDTPQSNEYRFIGGAVGYLSYDTVRYCEKLPQKCNDDRFPDVEMGVFDDGLIFNHIEGQVFYYYRGENRIEELEELLKQSTETPMLSYSQPKVETDKQQYEAAVEKAKEYVTAGDIFQVVLSKRYQFHFKGSLIPFYEALRSINPSPYMYYLKFGDHQIVGSSPEMLVRIDNRMVETFPIAGTKPIAPNRAENKRLATELLADPKERAEHVMLVDLARNDLGRISKYGSVSVPEFMQVHQYSHVQHIVSQVVGELKDELQSYDAVRAVFPAGTVSGAPKVRAMEIIDELEGCRRGPYAGAVGYFSYNGNADFAIAIRTLFADKNQAYLQAGAGIVADSVPEREWFETDHKAKALIRALELAAGKKPLRVLVIDNYDSFVYNLVQYIGELGAQTVVYRNDQITLEEVAKLKPDRIVISPGPGSPDDEKYFGVCTQILQQLSPNIPTLGVCLGHQGIINAYGGKIIHAKKLMHGKTCTIKHSQKDLFSGVRNPFNATRYHSLAGERVSIPACLEITAEAIDDGEIMGIKHLKYPIYGVQFHPESILCEDGKIIIKNFLEVKTP, from the coding sequence ATAACCCTAACCCAAACTCCACTCGAAGTTTTCACCAAACTACAAAACCACTACCAAACAGCCTACCTCCTAGAATCCATCGAAGGCCCCCAAAAACTAGCCCAATACAGCTTCATCGGATTCTGCCCCAAAACCACCCTACAAATCACCAACGGAACCGCAAAAACCACCAACAACCAAACAGGACAAACCACCACCCAACCCACCCATGACCCCTTCAGCCTAATCCAAAAACTCATCCAAACCGACACGCCCCAAAGCAACGAATACCGCTTCATCGGAGGCGCAGTCGGCTACCTCTCCTACGACACCGTGCGCTACTGCGAAAAACTACCCCAAAAATGCAACGATGACCGTTTCCCAGACGTAGAAATGGGCGTCTTCGACGACGGCTTGATTTTTAATCACATCGAGGGACAAGTGTTCTATTATTACCGCGGCGAAAACCGCATCGAAGAACTTGAGGAACTACTCAAACAATCCACAGAAACCCCGATGTTGAGTTATTCGCAGCCCAAAGTGGAAACGGACAAGCAGCAGTATGAAGCCGCAGTGGAGAAAGCCAAAGAATACGTCACGGCAGGCGACATCTTCCAAGTCGTGCTCTCTAAACGTTACCAATTCCACTTCAAAGGCAGCCTCATCCCCTTCTACGAGGCGCTCCGAAGCATCAATCCCTCACCGTACATGTATTATCTCAAATTCGGCGACCACCAAATCGTCGGCTCCAGCCCCGAAATGCTGGTCCGCATCGACAACCGCATGGTCGAAACCTTCCCCATAGCAGGCACCAAACCCATCGCGCCGAACCGCGCGGAAAACAAGCGCCTCGCCACCGAACTCCTCGCCGACCCCAAAGAACGCGCCGAACATGTGATGCTGGTGGATTTAGCCCGAAACGACCTAGGGCGCATCTCAAAATATGGCTCAGTGTCCGTGCCCGAGTTCATGCAGGTCCACCAGTACAGCCATGTGCAGCATATTGTCTCGCAGGTTGTGGGTGAACTAAAAGATGAACTGCAAAGCTACGATGCAGTCCGCGCGGTCTTCCCCGCAGGCACCGTGTCGGGGGCACCTAAAGTGCGGGCTATGGAAATCATCGACGAACTTGAAGGCTGCAGACGAGGACCCTACGCGGGAGCTGTGGGTTACTTCTCCTATAACGGCAACGCAGACTTCGCCATCGCAATACGCACCCTATTCGCAGACAAGAACCAAGCCTATCTTCAGGCGGGGGCAGGCATCGTTGCCGACTCTGTGCCTGAGAGGGAATGGTTTGAAACTGACCATAAAGCTAAGGCGTTGATACGCGCATTAGAATTGGCTGCGGGCAAAAAACCCCTCAGAGTCTTAGTCATCGACAACTATGACTCGTTTGTCTACAACCTCGTTCAATACATCGGCGAGTTAGGCGCACAAACCGTAGTTTATCGCAACGACCAAATCACGCTTGAAGAAGTCGCCAAACTCAAACCTGACCGCATAGTCATCTCACCCGGTCCCGGAAGCCCTGATGACGAAAAATACTTTGGCGTCTGCACCCAAATCCTGCAGCAACTCAGCCCCAACATACCTACCTTGGGCGTCTGCTTGGGGCATCAGGGCATCATCAACGCTTACGGCGGCAAAATCATCCATGCCAAGAAGCTGATGCATGGCAAAACCTGCACCATCAAACACAGCCAAAAAGACCTCTTCAGCGGCGTCCGCAACCCATTCAACGCTACCCGTTACCATTCACTGGCTGGCGAACGCGTCTCCATCCCAGCTTGCCTTGAAATCACAGCCGAAGCCATAGACGACGGCGAAATCATGGGCATCAAACACCTCAAATACCCAATCTATGGCGTACAATTCCATCCTGAATCCATACTTTGCGAAGACGGCAAAATCATCATCAAAAACTTCCTCGAGGTCAAAACGCCATGA
- the tsaA gene encoding tRNA (N6-threonylcarbamoyladenosine(37)-N6)-methyltransferase TrmO produces the protein MNPAEKIVFEPIGYVKTAAVGDEVKDRTNRAQIILKSEYVEALSGITEFSHIYVLFFLNQVTPQQRKTQKVYPRGRRDMPLTGIFATRTMMRPNPIGITVVELQKVEGTTLTVKGLDAYDGTPVLDIKPYDTWDDLQNVRVAGWWKKLAEENLK, from the coding sequence ATGAATCCAGCTGAAAAAATTGTTTTTGAACCCATCGGCTACGTGAAAACCGCGGCAGTCGGCGACGAAGTCAAAGACCGAACAAACCGTGCCCAAATCATCCTCAAATCCGAATATGTCGAGGCTCTATCAGGCATAACTGAGTTCTCGCACATTTACGTCCTCTTCTTTCTAAACCAAGTCACACCCCAACAGCGCAAAACCCAAAAGGTCTATCCACGCGGCCGACGTGACATGCCCCTGACGGGCATCTTTGCAACCCGCACCATGATGCGCCCCAACCCCATCGGCATAACTGTTGTCGAACTCCAAAAAGTGGAAGGCACAACTTTGACGGTTAAGGGCTTAGACGCTTATGATGGCACGCCTGTTCTAGACATTAAGCCCTATGACACTTGGGACGATCTGCAAAATGTCCGTGTTGCGGGGTGGTGGAAAAAACTCGCAGAAGAAAACCTAAAGTAA
- the trpA gene encoding tryptophan synthase subunit alpha, whose translation MNTIQSVFQKQKQQGNGCLIGYITAGDPTPQRTPEIADALIRGGVDILELGLPFSDPIADGPTIQNASLRAIKAGTTPKRVIEIAREIKSQHDIPLVIMTYYNPVFKFGVNKFLAEAKAAGVDGFIVPDLPVEEADEFREAAQTAKVNTIFLASPATSKERLAKIVDASSGFLYLVSRFGVTGAQTAVADTTVELIQKVQPYTEGKVALAVGFGISKPEHVKRVIEAGADAAIVGSAFINIIAKQEKSMLKDLEAAAQNLKTATAKKI comes from the coding sequence ATGAACACCATCCAATCAGTCTTCCAAAAGCAGAAGCAGCAGGGAAACGGCTGCCTAATCGGCTACATAACCGCCGGCGACCCAACCCCACAGCGCACTCCCGAAATCGCTGATGCGCTCATCCGAGGCGGCGTAGACATCCTTGAATTGGGATTGCCCTTTTCGGATCCCATCGCGGATGGCCCCACAATCCAAAACGCAAGCCTCCGGGCAATCAAAGCGGGAACCACACCAAAACGGGTAATAGAAATTGCCCGCGAAATCAAGAGCCAACACGACATTCCACTGGTAATCATGACCTATTACAATCCCGTCTTCAAATTCGGCGTAAACAAATTTCTCGCAGAAGCTAAAGCAGCAGGCGTTGATGGCTTCATTGTGCCAGATTTGCCAGTTGAAGAAGCAGATGAGTTTAGAGAGGCAGCCCAAACCGCAAAGGTAAACACGATTTTCCTTGCGTCCCCCGCCACGTCGAAGGAACGTCTTGCTAAAATCGTCGATGCATCCTCAGGTTTTCTCTATCTCGTCTCACGCTTCGGAGTCACAGGCGCCCAAACAGCCGTTGCAGACACAACAGTGGAACTTATCCAAAAAGTCCAGCCCTATACGGAAGGCAAAGTGGCTTTGGCAGTGGGCTTTGGCATCTCGAAACCCGAACACGTCAAACGCGTCATAGAGGCAGGCGCAGACGCAGCCATCGTCGGCAGCGCATTCATCAACATCATAGCCAAACAAGAAAAATCGATGCTAAAAGACCTTGAAGCGGCAGCTCAAAACCTAAAAACTGCAACCGCCAAAAAAATCTAA